A region of the Aethina tumida isolate Nest 87 chromosome 3, icAetTumi1.1, whole genome shotgun sequence genome:
tattataatttgtaatctgTGTTACAGTCaatgttttgaattaatttttattgctatTTTATCTGTTTAACGCAAAAGTGTATGTTTTAGTTAAAggtattatattgttatttgaaattaactatTATGAAAACATGTCTGATTAATTAGATACATCcttttaattctattaatattagtagtagtagtaatattatataaaattagtagtaATGTAGATTCGTTAGATAAGTTACTCAATGTTCctttttgtgaaaaatactGTCGAGaccttttaataaagaaaaataaacgtaaaacTAATTATACTTATTGTTCTACTATCACATCAAATTGTTCGTAAATAAACACTTTTATACATCCTGTTAAGTAATTgccgtttattaaaaaaataggtgtcacttaaaattactttacttACAGACTTTTAGGTAGTGTTGTAGACTGTAACTTACAGtgtatttattgttcaatCAATGTCAAGAATTCCGTTTATTCAATTGTTCTACTTGTATATAACTCTGAGATGTTTCGGTATGTTTCCCTATTGTAtacacaaatcaaaattaagaataagatttatacaaagaaaaagggatattgtcataaattttatcttgaacttttgttttttattttatttcagttggTTTATGCCACAGTGCATAGAAAACAAAGAGTTCTTAAAAATGGGAGGAAATCTATACTTGTACATAAATAcgttcatattatatttaaactgctacagattcataaatttatttgtgaaagttttcgaaaaattacaactttttgatataaaaatgagTTGTCcccaattgaaaaataaaatatttctgatataCGGTGGtgggaaatttttaatatatacactATATATTTGCCAAGATGTCACTTTTTATGTGTGTGGTGCAGGTGATCCACTtagatgtatatttaatatgtatctgCGCGATATAATGCAAACATATCAAGAGGCACTGTATGTTTTTACCTTAAGCTTGATCAGAGATCGTGTTATTATTTTGGAAGCTAAAATAAAGATGTTAGAAAATAATGACTTTCAAAATCTGAAAAAGCTAATTTACGCATTaatggaattaaaaaataattttcagttaataaacacatatttttcaatacctttactaataaaattaacaaataattttcttagttTTTTGTTATCAGCGAATGTAATTTTGAATTCTAAAAAAGAAGGAAATGTATCCATTTTTGAAATACTGTTTTCATGTCAATGGTTTATAGGACTGACTTTTGACATACTgctgttattttattgtctcgACCGATCGTTGACTGCTGTaagtttaactaaaattttatacaattaattttaacaacttcattttagtttaaacATTGTACCAATGCGATCAATAatgttagtttaaattttagtaatcaaCATCAGGTATTAATGAGTAAAATGTCGTTGTGGTAATGCAGTAGTTACatgtttattgtttcagaAAATGCTATTCTATttagaaaactatttaaaccCTCCAGTATTTCTACTTTATAAtgctttttatgttaattggaGTTTAGTTACAACGGTAAGTTGtagtgaaatattttgtaataatctgtccaaaaattattttgattaattgatttataaaactgtgttcatttagtaatttttaacagaCACTTCAAGATAAatttgtactaaattttatacatacaaatttttttagatggCGTCTACGATGTTATCATACctaattatattaacacaatttaagATGGGAGAAAAATAgactaataagaaataaattaattcttgtatttatttgttttattattaagttaaaacattgcattagaaaaaatgttagaaagtattatatagtataatatttaatgggtGTTGCAGTCATTGGCAAGAATTATGTATATCCACATTTTTCTGTTTGTACAAACATTATACTGTACTGTGTACATAATACTTCGATGTTTAGGTATGTTttagaatttcaattttagaacCCAACATACGTCAGACCcataacaaaaaatagttaCAGACTCATTTGAGTTGTACAACTCAAATCTTTAGTAAAAGGCGAAAGATATATTCGCTTATACCTGAGTACCGAGTACTACTTGACATGTCGATTTATCACTACCTAGGGTTTCAACATCACCGAATTTGTCGCATctggttaggttaagttaaatTAGAATATGTAAATACTCCTGTAAAGTACTTTTTATCATGACCAAGGTTATCTCATTTTGTAACGTTCATgtaaaaggaaaattaataggtcataaaataataaataggtcTAATCACAAAAGATGCGATTTTACCTCTCAATACAATGGTACTGCTATCATTTTGAAAAAGAACATATTTCTTTAGAGTAGTAACTctaacttataattttataataaaactaatgcaAAAATCATTggagtaaattattaagtttgattttttccattataaaatattgacatctttttttttttttcttcctggggatggattggacttgcaggtgttggatccgttagctccccactaccactggcttgtggagcggtactgagccccaagaccacgacaaggtggatccgTCCTGGGGTAAATATTGACATCAAGTAGTAGTTTGTAATAGGAAATGTTAGTACCTAGTACATCTCACTAGTATTGGTGTGACAAAAGGGAAAAAAAGGCTGAAGTTGTCGCCAAAATGGCATACTTACCTGGCGTAGGGGTCAACCGTGATCAACAAGGCGGTTCCCCCAGGACGAGGCCCTTTCATTGCACAACGATCGGGCTGACCCCTGCGATTATCCCTAATGTGGATAACTCGGGCGCACAATTTTTGGTAGTCGGGACTGCGTACGCGCTATCCCGgtctaatttaatacaaacataATCCCTTGGTTTATTgtgtttacaataataaatttgttttattggagCACATTTGTCGTATAAAGACTAATGATATTTTCTATTAGTTAATAGTTGacattatcttattttaacgaaaataaatttcaatttcaattaccGTTAGAAGCAGCAGAgtggaaaatgtaaaaacgcctagccccctgtcaactggttcggaaagaacaaaatgaaacgaGGAAAATCGGAGATCTTCCTGGAAAAGGATTGGAATTACAGTTAGATCCGTTGGCTTCCCACGGCCACTTGCTTGTGGAGTGGTACTGTGCCCCAGTGGACGACACGGTGGACCTATCCTGGGGTATATCACAcgattagtaaaattatgaaatcagGTTGACATTCAccgataaaaatttttaaaaaaaatccaacagaaaacgagataagCTATGTtaaagttttgtttttgtactttgtttactttttaatatttgtcagatactgaatatttaaatacctttgtattatatttaaacgttaacaaatttttaaatttaattataaaagtttatgaaACCTTGTggtattttgatataaatatattgatatatatttcttatttgagAAATAGATGATTTCTGATATACTGTGGTCCACAGTATACGTTTGGgaagatataaattttactcacGTGGTGAAGATGATGATGTTCCACTGAGATATCTAACTTACTATATCTTTACCATGTGCTTTATAAGAGATCGTGTTGtaaatttggaagaaaaaataaaaaaatgcacaATATTGATTTTCAAGATATGAAAAtgctaatgaaattaaaaaatgatttccaATTAATGaacgaatatttttcaatgcctttattaattaaattaacaagtacctttattaatttttataattattttcctgTAAGTATATCAGAAatcgtataaaattaattctaataagttaattttattttaaatattacactgCGACTTTTAACAacgttaatttaagttttgatGACCAACATCAcgaattaataagtttaatgaATGTGTTGTTGTCAGGTATACAGTAGTTGCCTGTTTATTGTTTCATAAAGTGCTATTCCATTTAGAAAACTATATAAACCCTTCATTATTTGTACTTTATAACgctttttatgttaattgaagttaaattatttcggTAAATAatagtgaaatattttgtaatattttctcCAAAAATTACTAACTGATTTagttaatcttaaaattttgtttagaagTAAATATTCACGGCAAATGAATTACAAATatcatttagtatttttttgcagaaatatcatgataaattttatgaaatttaaatacatattttttaggtGTTATCATAGCTAATCATTTTAACTCAATTCAAGAtggtatattaatattacttattattaaatgaaataaccaGATTTAGATAAGcactgtattataaaaaattagttgcagCGCATAGTCGGTATTCCACTGTCCTTTTTGTAGAAAACTACCGAGgcattttcataaaacaaaatatacataaaactaattattcttattgatCTACTatcacataaaattgtttgtaaataaataattttatacatcctTTTAAGTGATTaccgattaataaataaaatagtaaccTTAATACGTTATTTCTTTCAGACTTTTAGGGAGTATTATAAACTGTAATTCATTGTGtatcttattattatacaaaatgtcAAGAATTATGTTTAtccaatttttctatttgtatATAACACTGCGATGTTTCGGTATGTTTCCTTACTGTAtacacaaatcaaatttattcgtAAAATTCATACAAAGAAAAAGGGATATtgtcttaaattttatcttgaacttttgtttcttattttatttcagttggTTTGTGCCTCAGTGTATAGAAAATAAAGAGTTTTTAAAAACGgggaaaataatatacatatatataaacacgttcatattatatataaactgttatagatttttaagattatttttcagagttttcgaaaaattacaactttttgacataaaaatgaGTTGCccccaattaaaaaataatttatttctgatatACTTTGGTGgacaatttttactttatatattgtatgttATCCAAGATGTCGCATTTTATATGCGTGGTGAAGGTGACCCACTTAAATGTCTATTTTACTTGTATCTGCATGATGCAATACAAACATATCAAGAggcactgtatatttttaccttAAGCTTGATAAGAGATCGTGTTATTATTTTGGAAGCCAAAATAAAGATGTTAGATAATAATGACtttcaaaatatgaaaatactaatttatgctttaaaggaattaaaaaataatttccagttaataaacacatatttttcaatgcctttattaactaaattgactaataattttattagtttcttgTTATCaacaaatgtaattttgaattctaaaaatcAAGGTAACCTAtcagtttttgaaataattttttcaagtcAGTGGTTTATAGGACTGACTTTCGACATATTGCTGTTATTTTATTGCGTCGACCGATCCTTATCTGccgtaagtttaattaaaattttatacaattaatttcaataacttcattttagtttaaacattgtattgacgcatttattaatgttggtttaaattataataatcaacaTAAGGTATTAATTAGTAAGAGTGCTTTCAATAATGTAGTTGCatgtttattgtttcagaAAGTGCTATTGTATgtagaaaactatttaaaccCTCCTGTATTTCtactttataatgttttttatgttaaatggaGTTTAGTTACATCGGTAAGTTACAGTGAAATTCTAActgatttaagaaatattaaaacttgtcTATTAGTAAGTGTTTACGGTAAAAGTATTCTTACGAATTACAAATGTTGTAAATTGtacgataatttaattatatatttttagatggcGTCTTCGATGTTATCATACATAATCATATTAACACAATTCAAGATGAAAGGAAAGTAAACGAATAAGGAAAAGGaagtttttacttattattataaaatatgcaatatttttgttagagTCAGTTTATTCGTCATTTTTTTTCGGATGctcaaaaactaatttttataaaacctaaacataaaaataattgtcattATTGATTTACTATAgcataaaattgtcaatattcaCAAACACTTTTATACACCCTCTTAAGTAATTGACATTCAGTAAAAAAGTAGGTATACTTACATTAtttgttacataattttagttaGAGTTATAAACTATCACTTCTAGTACCCAATGTCAAGAATTTCGTTTAtccaatttttctatttgtatGTAATACTAAGATGTTTTGGTATGTTTCCCTACTGTATACACAAATCAAaactaagaataaaatttatacaaagaaGAAAggacattgttttaaatattattctgatctttttttatttatgctgCTTTAGCTGGCTGTTGCCACAATGTACAGAAAGCAAAGGGTTCTTAACAGTGGGGGAAAAACtacatgtatatataaatgcTGTTTTACTGTATTTAAACTGTTACAGATTTTTAggtttgtttataaaagtttttgaagATTTACAGTATTTCGATATAAAAATGAGATGCCCtcgtttgaaaaataaattatttctgatatacataatttggaaatctttaatttacgtattatatattattcaagatattatattttatatactcgATGAAGGTAGTGAGGATAAACTTAGatgtatatttttcttgtatCTATATGATGTGCTGCAAACAAACCAAGAGgcactttatatttttgcctTAAGCGTGATAAGAGATCGTGTTGTAATTTTAGAagctaaaataaatgaattaaacaatattgatgttcgaaatttgaaaattttcacttACGCCTTAttggaattgaaaaataatttccaatcaataaacagatatttttcgttgcctttattaattaaattaacaagtaacttcgttaattttttggtGTCAGTGAATatagttttagtttataaaatagaagGGAATCTATCAATTTTCGGAGCATTTATGTCATGTGGATGGTTTGTAGTACTGTGTTTGGACACATTGTTATCATTTTATTGCGTCGATAAATCCTTAGTTGCTGTaagttttactaataatttcaaatttaattttaataatattattttagtttaaaaaatgtatccaCGCCATTGACAatgttagtttaaattttgataattatcataagGTATAAatgactttaaaatgttttaaattttaacgtttaaacgtttgtatattttcagaagacaatattctatttagaaaactatttaaatcctCCAGTGTTTCTACTTTATAATGTCTGTTATATTAAGTGGAGTTTAGTTACAtcggtaaattattaatattatttatcatattattaccaaaaaattaccaaactttaacttttaaattaattgcatatCTTGCTGACAAAACAcaagtatttatttagaaaatatcctTTAGTAATTGTTTGCTGTAGAagcattaatataattgtatgagaattaaaacacatattttttagatgacGTATTGGATGTTATCATacgtaattatattaacacaATTCGAGATGAGTGAAAAGTaaacttctaataaataaaatgaagtgttcttgaaaaattaactacttaaatattattaaaaaattgaagaattgttaagatcagtttattttatttaataattaaataaaattcaatcaaattaaaatacaggtaatttaaattcatttcaagTAAATGATTTTTCTACAGCATTTTCGAATGActgtaaatcataatttaagaCACATTTATAggatcaaaaaaatttaaagttttactgAAACTTACAGTAGTGTTCATTATTTCAACCacaacagttttattaaatgtcaactgttaaaataatattaatttacaattgatgttttatacagtatatatatttctgaactcagctggacataaatatagcaacattaataaaaggatttttaataattaaatctgtgttattaatttaacatagcCACTTTGTGAAATGTtgtatttctttctttcttatCTCCATATGATAGTTTTCATGTTGAACACGAACCCCCATCCAATAACCATCTTCTCcttgaattattttcagtaaGTTCCATTTCCTTTAGTacggctttaatttcagttgacgataaaattaaattgttctttgACACTGAAATTATCCAGTTTccgattttctttcaagttttacaaactttaaaattttttcttagcTACATTTtggccagtttctctaaatttttcaataatacaaGAAgcgattgacttatttaatcGCAAACTCTTAGCCATCTCCTCTTGTTTCTCTTGGTCTTTTTgtgaataactttttttacacTTTCACTTCgacgaataataattataaactgctaataaataatgtatttaaattcacagacaGCAATGAAtaataccataaaataaaaagttgtaagtaattttgtccttggaaaataaaaaaaaatctttcaaagaataaaatttgattgaccAGTTGCGCAGTAGAAagaacaataacagaaaaaacattataggtactggcatccaattcaagtagtacaatatattataaataagttggTATAATTATGGCTTTATGTATGTACATTGAGTTTCGAATCactctatatattttattttttgaattatgaaacatatctattatttagtatttaaatcttactAAAATGTGGTGACATCTCTTTGAGAATAGAAGTAGTAATTCAACTGTTAACtgtaaatagttaattaacttaaagaAATCTAGAAGTTCATAACGTTgccaaattgaatttaaagacCACGAGGTGagacaatattttaagaaaatacttatacaatatattatacgcaattaaagataaaaagagGAAAATTTGCTTTTGAGTAACAACAGGTATCATCATTTTGGCTTGAAATTTGAGTAGTTTACTATCTGTGGATAAATTTAAGGGTTGATCAACATAAACAGCAGATCTTGGCAAAGAAGGCCTTAGCAGCCAATTCTACAATGATGAAAGCCAATCTtcgcataaaaattataaaaatttaatgattccttcaatgaaaaagaaatttataaattaaaaaataaacattttacgtTATGGTTATGATATTTAACAGTTTAGAAAGTTGTCATAACAATGACCACTAGCGTGTATTAtaggtaataataaattatctacaTAGGTACTGTTATTTATCTTACCTCATaagtctaattaataaattatttttaattaattgtcagaCAAATTTAAGTACGTATCTGAGAAATGAATTCCAACGATCTGACATCATCGTAACAAGCCGCGACAGAGATGGGAAACAAACAAAAGCATGTGCCATGTGGTATTGATTAGGCGTTCGGCGCATGTTCAAATGATGGCGCCTAACATCTGTTATTTGAGATTTTCGTTTGATCCACCGAGTTGACGTTGATGTTTTTCGATTTTCGTATCGCAAGTCACCTCAGGTTTTCCATACGTTCACAACGACTACGGTCCAAACAGTTTTCGCATCGATTCAGTCACGGTgacatttactaattttatatcacGAATGACTAATGCATAAGCAATTGTTATGGACCCCGGTGAGTTGAGATCATGTGTAAAGCAATGTATGCCAATTGTCGAAGATAGCGCATAATGTTTTGGCATGAAGAGTTGTTTATAGTTAAACgtcataaataaacatttgtatTTAGCATGCTTTATCGTTATCATGTTCATgatgtattgttttaaatttaaattgttctatATAGTTTAGTTGCATGcttttgttaatgaaaacttAAGATGTAATGTACTTTTTGAGACCTGCAGAAAATTGTCAACACTATTTGgtgaaataattgtttaaaaataaaaacataacagaattaaggtatttttttggcaaaaatttcaagagagaaaaaaaataatatataaatttgattcgtTAGTGGAAGTTTGGGAAAAGGgagttgtatttttataactagtatgtttataaaaataaaattatataaaatatcggAAGAATAATAActcgaaaataaacaaaaatttgtacatataccaaatatttataataatgtagaGCTTCTTTCTACCTCATAGAAAAGTACCACCTATACCATTATAGGTATAGGTGGTACTTTGATTTGGAGGACTCCAGACTCGTATTGACATTCTATCACTAAATGTTATCATTACAGTATTGTATTCTTCATGCCACAATTCTCTGAAAGTGTAGTCGGGGTACTGCATAATTTAACTGTCCTTGGGCTTATatgaaaacttaaacaaatcgACAACCTGATCATTCTAATGTCAAAAGACAATCCAATCTTATAGTCAAGTGAAATTAATGCTAACCTGaaggaaatgggacttgctgTTAGTTAGTTCAAAGATTATGAGAAAAAATGGTTAGTGGATGGGGGTTCATTTCATCCCAGATATAGAAAAACCTTGGTTTAACCATGTGAaagactaattttattttgcttaaaacaaaatattgatgttaaattaaataacaccgACTTAATCATCAAAATtccctttaaaaattactatatttatgtccagctcaattcagaaaaacatatgtaatattttatagaatacgAATGtagtacattatttttataatacagtataaaacaacaatagtaatttattattaacatattttgatagttatggttaaaatatttaacattttaaaaagttatgaccactactgtaaataaacgtaaaattaaacattaaaattagatatttacaactgttgtgtGATATTTACATAAAGAGTGTCGTCCATAAAAGGGTTAGTTTAA
Encoded here:
- the LOC126264911 gene encoding uncharacterized protein LOC126264911; this encodes MSKQQKVRSKVQANVILNSKKEGNVSIFEILFSCQWFIGLTFDILLLFYCLDRSLTAFKHCTNAINNVSLNFSNQHQKMLFYLENYLNPPVFLLYNAFYVNWSLVTTMASTMLSYLIILTQFKMGEK